In Onychostoma macrolepis isolate SWU-2019 chromosome 14, ASM1243209v1, whole genome shotgun sequence, a single window of DNA contains:
- the tcerg1a gene encoding transcription elongation regulator 1a isoform X4: MAEHTEAEGIGLAANSMAQQPALRFPAAAPPPANPSTRRQPLLSTPVPPFPMMRGPPPPARPPFGRIPFDPSVPPPMGAPPLQRPPFMPPPGGSMPPPPGMIFPPGIPPTASPSPAPAPAPPSLPSTEEIWVENKSPEGKVYYYNARTRESSWTKPEGVKMIQQAELGPMMLSQAAAVAAAAASGGSSGPGPSVNIPTAANSTTTTHTSQSPSTVMSSNSSPSITAASPLLPTPVSAHDVVEMTSVVTTTPSAMATTIAAINPPTVTVAMTTGPPPLPVALPHTVPQPTAPMPGFPPVMVPPFRVPLPGMPIPLPGMLPGMAPPLVPMMPPQMAMAGHSGLPGALSTSDWTEFKTPEGKSYYYNKHTQETTWDKPEELRETEKESEKIKDAALDMIDAEIMEMEDGSPKIDPPKDKKEELKEEEMTEEQKAAKKAKPVATTPIPGTPWCVVWTGDERVFFYNPTTRLSMWERPEELVGRADVDKAIQEPPHKRGMDNSNKLVLAKEEQEFPVAEDTPEDEPSKAKRRKIEEKKEADTEKEAAMEAELKAARERAVVPQEARMSQFKDMLLERGVSAFSTWEKELHKIVFDPRYLLLNPKERKQVFDQYVKTRAEEERKEKKNKIMQVKDDFRKMMEEAKLGVRTTFSEFAAKHAKDSRFKAVEKMKDREAIFNEYMMAFRKKEKENSKNRGEKVKQDFFELLSDYHVDGQQRWSKVKEKMETDPRYKAVETSAAREELFKNYVERLAKNPNSEKEKELEKQARIEASLRERERMVQRFRSEQTKEIDREREQHKREEAVQNFKALMSDMVKSSDANWSETRRTLRKDHRWESSSLLERDEKERLFNEHIEALAKKKKEQFRLLLDETTSINLMTSWKEVKKLIKEDPRCIKFSSSDRKRQREFGDYIKDKYITAKADFRTLLKENKFITYKSRKLMQESEQHLSDIEKILQKDKRYLVLDCMSEERHKLLMAYVEELDRRGPPPPPTAFEPARRSTK, from the exons ATGGCGGAGCACACAGAGGCAGAAGGCATTGGCTTGGCCGCTAACAG CATGGCTCAGCAGCCAGCACTCCGTTTTCCTGCCGCTGCCCCTCCACCCGCCAACCCCTCCACCCGCAGGCAGCCTTTACTGAGCACCCCTGTGCCTCCCTTTCCTATGATGAGGGGTCCTCCACCTCCTGCCCGGCCGCCCTTCGGACGCATTCCCTTTGACCCCAGTGTGCCCCCTCCCATGGGTGCCCCACCTTTACAG AGACCCCCGTTTATGCCTCCACCTGGAGGATCCATGCCGCCTCCACCTGGCATGATTTTCCCTCCTGGAATACCACCTACAGCCTCTCCTTCTCCAGCTCCTGCTCCTGCTCCTCCTTCCCTGCCCTCTACAGAAGAGATCTGGGTGGAGAATAAGAGTCCTGAGGGAAAG GTGTATTATTACAATGCACGTACAAGGGAGTCATCCTGGACAAAGCCTGAAGGAGTGAAGATGATCCAGCAGGCTGAGCTGGGTCCAATGATGCTGAGCCAGGCAGCGGCGGTGGCGGCAGCAGCAGCCAGCGGAGGATCCAGTGGGCCTGGTCCATCTGTCAACATCCCAACTGCAGCCAACAGCACTACAACCACACACACCTCCCAGAGCCCCTCCACGGTCATGAGCTCCAACTCCTCTCCCAGCATCACAGCAGCCTCACCTCTCCTCCCAACACCTGTGTCAG CCCATGATGTCGTGGAGATGACGTCAGTTGTAACCACAACCCCCAGTGCGATGGCAACCACAATAGCAGCTATCAATCCTCCAACGGTTACAGTGGCCATGACTACAGGACCGCCACCTCTGCCAGTGGCATTGCCCCATACTGTGCCACAGCCCACTGCTCCAATGCCAGGATTCCCTCCTGTCATGGTGCCACCCTTCAGAGTGCCCCTGCCTGGCATGCCCATTCCGCTGCCCG GTATGCTCCCTGGCATGGCACCACCTTTGGTACCCATGATGCCTCCTCAAATGGCAATGGCTGGGCATTCAGGACTGCCTGGAGCTCTGAGTACATCTGACTGGACTGAGTTTAAAACCCCAGAGGGAAAGTCCTACTActacaataaacacacacaggagACCACCTGGGACAAACCAGAAGAACTCAGAGAGACAG AAAAAGAGAGTGAGAAGATCAAGGATGCAGCTCTTGACATGATTGATGCTGAAATCATGGAAATGGAAGATGGAAGCCCAAAAATTGATCCACCAAAAGATAAGAAAGAG GAGctgaaagaggaagagatgacaGAGGAACAGAAGGCAGCGAAAAAAGCAAAGCCGGTTGCAACCACACCTATTCCTGGCACACCATG GTGTGTGGTGTGGACGGGTGATGAGCGAGTGTTCTTTTATAACCCAACCACGCGTCTGTCCATGTGGGAGCGGCCGGAGGAGCTGGTGGGACGGGCTGATGTTGATAAAGCGATCCAGGAACCTCCCCACAAAAGAGGCATGGACAACAGCAACAAACTGG TGCTAGCTAAAGAGGAGCAGGAGTTTCCTGTAGCAGAAGACACACCTGAAGATGAACCCAGCAAAGCCAAGAGACGAAA GATAGAGGAGAAGAAGGAGGCCGACACAGAGAAAGAGGCAGCTATGGAGGCAGAGCTGAAGGCAGCACGTGAGAGAGCCGTGGTACCTCAGGAAGCTCGGATGAGTCAGTTTAAAGACATGTTGCTTGAGCGAGGG gtcTCTGCGTTCTCTACCTGGGAGAAGGAGCTTCATAAGATTGTATTTGATCCACGTTATCTGCTGCTCAATCCCAAAGAGagaaaacag GTGTTCGATCAGTATGTGAAGACGCGTGCTGAGGAGGAGAGGAAAGAGAAGAAGAATAAAATCATGCAGGTCAAAGATGACTTCAGGAAAATGATGGAGGAAGCTAAACTGGGTGTCAG AACAACATTCAGTGAGTTCGCTGCCAAACACGCCAAGGATTCACGCTTTAAGGCTGTTGAAAAGATGAAAGACAGAGAAgccatttttaatgaatacatGATGGCCTTCAGAAAGAAGGAGAAAGAGAACTCAAAGAATCGTGGAGAAAAG gtcaAGCAAGACTTTTTTGAGCTCCTGTCAGATTATCATGTTGATGGTCAGCAGCGCTGGAGCAAAGTGAAGGAAAAGATGGAGACTGACCCTCGCTATAAGGCTGTGGAAACCTCTGCAGCTCGAGAAGAACTATTTAAGAACTACGTGGAGCGTCTTGCCAAG AATCCAAACTCTGAGAAAGAGAAGGAGCTAGAGAAACAGGCCCGGATAGAGGCCAGTCTAAGGGAAAGAGAGCGCATGGTGCAGAGATTCCGCTCGGAGCAGACCAAAGAGATTGACCGTGAGAGAGAACAGCACAAGAGGGAGGAGGCAGTCCAGAATTTTAAAGCGCTCATGTCTGATATG GTAAAGTCATCTGATGCAAACTGGTCAGAGACACGTCGGACCCTGAGGAAGGATCACCGCTGGGAGTCGTCCTCACTGCTGGAGAGGGATGAGAAAGAGAGGCTCTTTAACGAGCACATCGAGGCCCTCGCAAAGAAGAAAAAGGAGCAATTTCGCCTACTTCTGGACGAGACGACCTCG ATCAATTTGATGACATCTTGGAAGGAAGTGAAGAAACTCATTAAAGAAGATCCAAGATGCATCAAGTTTTCCAGCAGTGACAGA AAAAGACAGAGGGAGTTTGGTGATTACATCAAAGACAAGTACATCACAGCCAAAGCAGACTTCCGAACTCTTCTGAAAGAGAACAAGTTTATCACCTACAA ATCACGTAAGTTGATGCAGGAGTCAGAGCAGCACTTGTCGGACATAGAGAAGATTTTGCAAAAGGATAAAAGGTACCTGGTTCTGGACTGTATGTCAGAAGAGAGGCACAAACTCCTCATGGCATATGTGGAGGAGCTGGACCGCAGGGGACCACCTCCACCTCCCACTGCCTTTGAACCTGCTCGACGCTCCACTAAATGA